A single Equus asinus isolate D_3611 breed Donkey chromosome 21, EquAss-T2T_v2, whole genome shotgun sequence DNA region contains:
- the RTP3 gene encoding receptor-transporting protein 3, producing MGQNEEVWKQVFQELIQEVKPWHKWTLRLDESLLPGIQKRGWTQYQQWGFARFQCSSCSRTWASARVQVVFHMHWSEVKSRGRVKMRVFAQRCQKCSQPPFEVPEFTNENISRILNNLVVRILKKCYGEEFKLTEEIPMIREISLEGPHDSDNCEACLQGFCVQRGSGMAVQSPVYPPLLTIGSPISLSITTHKPSPTRSGPSADAAKKGKVLPSPWFSAPTPWVSAPTQAASFPTSWSPGANPNRQEKRVQDSLSSEMFYPDTAQRPAHRAFGLCCCVLILIIIIVTAVTLRI from the exons ATGGGGCAGAACGAGGAGGTGTGGAAGCAGGTGTTTCAGGAATTAATTCAGGAGGTGAAACCGTGGCACAAATGGACCCTGAGACTAGACGAGAGCCTTCTTCCCGGCATTCAGAAGCGGGGGTGGACACAGTATCAGCAGTGGGGCTTTGCCAG ATTCCAGTGCTCCTCGTGCTCCCGCACTTGGGCCTCTGCCCGAGTTCAGGTCGTTTTCCACATGCACTGGAGTGAGGTGAAGTCCAGGGGCCGGGTGAAGATGAGGGTCTTTGCTCAGAGATGTCAGAAGTGCTCCCAGCCTCCGTTTGAGGTTCCCGAGTTCACGAATGAGAACATCTCAAGGATCCTGAACAACCTGGTGGTCCGAATTCTGAAGAAGTGCTATGGAGAAGAATTTAAGTTGACTGAAGAGATTCCTATGATCCGAGAAATCTCTCTTGAAGGGCCACATGACAGTGACAACTGCGAGGCATGTCTGCAGGGCTTCTGTGTTCAGCGGGGGTCAGGCATGGCCGTGCAGTCGCCAGTGTATCCACCACTTCTCACGATAGGCTCACCTATCTCCCTCAGCATCACCACACACAAGCCTTCTCCCACAAGGAGTGGCCCCTCCGCGGATGCAGCGAAGAAAGGAAAGGTATTACCCAGCCCCTGGTTTTCTGCGCCCACCCCCTGGGTTTCTGCGCCCACACAGGCTGCGAGCTTCCCCACCTCCTGGAGCCCAGGAGCAAACCCCAACCGCCAGGAGAAGAGAGTCCAGGACTCCCTCTCAAGCGAGATGTTCTATCCCGACACAGCCCAGAGGCCTGCACACAGGGCCTTCGGCCTGTGCTGCTGTGTTCTCATTCTAATCATCATCATCGTGACTGCTGTGACACTCAGGATCTGA